One Stenotrophomonas sp. SAU14A_NAIMI4_5 DNA segment encodes these proteins:
- the rsmA gene encoding 16S rRNA (adenine(1518)-N(6)/adenine(1519)-N(6))-dimethyltransferase RsmA: MNSPHSPSGPVFTAPAKKQLGQHFLADRHYIDKIVMAVNPKDGDRLVEIGPGQGAITLPLLRVHPTLTVIEFDRDLIAPLTAAAEPLGDLTIVQGDVLRVDFTALAAGEPIRLVGNLPYNISSPILFHALEHAAVVRDMHFMLQKEVVDRMAAGPGSKVYGRLSVMLQAYCQVTSLFVVPPGAFRPPPKVDSAVVRLVPRDPASVNINDHKRFADVVKAAFGQRRKTLRNALNNVVTAEQFAAAGVRPDARAEQLDVAEFIALANAT, encoded by the coding sequence ATGAATTCCCCGCATTCCCCCTCCGGCCCGGTGTTCACCGCCCCGGCCAAGAAGCAGCTTGGCCAGCATTTCCTGGCCGACCGCCACTACATCGACAAGATCGTGATGGCGGTCAATCCCAAGGACGGTGACCGTCTGGTCGAGATCGGCCCCGGCCAGGGCGCGATCACCCTGCCCCTGCTGCGCGTGCACCCGACGCTGACGGTGATCGAGTTCGACCGCGACCTGATCGCGCCGCTCACCGCCGCCGCCGAACCGCTGGGCGATCTGACCATCGTCCAGGGCGACGTGCTGCGCGTGGATTTCACCGCGCTGGCCGCCGGCGAGCCGATCCGCCTGGTCGGCAACCTGCCCTACAACATCTCCTCGCCCATCCTGTTCCACGCGCTGGAGCACGCCGCGGTCGTCCGCGACATGCACTTCATGCTGCAGAAGGAAGTGGTGGACCGCATGGCTGCCGGCCCGGGCAGCAAGGTCTATGGCCGCCTCAGCGTGATGCTGCAGGCCTACTGCCAGGTGACCTCGCTGTTCGTGGTGCCGCCGGGCGCGTTCCGGCCGCCGCCGAAGGTCGATTCGGCCGTGGTGCGGCTGGTGCCGCGTGACCCGGCCAGCGTCAACATCAACGACCACAAGCGCTTTGCCGACGTGGTCAAGGCCGCCTTCGGGCAGCGCCGCAAGACCCTGCGCAATGCGCTCAACAACGTCGTCACGGCCGAGCAGTTCGCGGCCGCCGGCGTGCGCCCCGATGCCCGTGCAGAACAGCTGGATGTGGCTGAATTCATCGCTTTGGCCAATGCCACCTGA
- a CDS encoding symmetrical bis(5'-nucleosyl)-tetraphosphatase has translation MSVWAIGDLQGCYDVTQRLLEKIRFDPAQDTLWFCGDLVNRGGQSLETLRLVHSLREHSVVVLGNHDLSLLAVGARTEEEQRKVNPDLLRIVQAEDRDELLDWLRLQKLVHVDRELGWMMVHAGLAPKWTTQMAEKHAAEVEVQLHGAGYRKLFRNMYGDKPSWAPNLSGYDRSRAIINVLTRMRYCTPRGRIGIEDKGTPGTQEQGLYPWFEVPGRVERDLKVVCGHWSALGLTITQGVHAIDTGAVWGGKLTAIQLDTDELRVVQVPGRDVPAPVANARPPARPARERPAAAAQDKEAAAAPTANRGPRRRRRRGGGGGGGNGNSAPPQG, from the coding sequence ATGAGTGTATGGGCGATCGGCGACCTGCAGGGCTGCTACGACGTTACCCAGCGACTGCTGGAAAAGATCCGCTTCGACCCGGCGCAGGACACCCTGTGGTTCTGCGGCGACCTGGTGAACCGCGGCGGACAGTCGCTGGAAACCCTGCGCCTGGTGCATTCGCTGCGCGAGCACAGCGTGGTGGTGCTGGGCAACCATGACCTCTCGCTGCTGGCCGTCGGTGCGCGCACCGAAGAGGAACAGCGCAAGGTCAACCCGGACCTGCTGCGCATCGTGCAGGCCGAGGACCGCGACGAGCTGCTGGACTGGCTGCGCCTGCAGAAGCTGGTGCACGTGGACCGCGAGCTGGGCTGGATGATGGTGCATGCCGGCCTGGCGCCGAAGTGGACCACGCAGATGGCCGAGAAGCACGCCGCCGAGGTGGAAGTGCAGCTGCATGGCGCCGGCTACCGCAAGCTGTTCCGCAACATGTACGGCGACAAGCCGAGCTGGGCACCGAACCTGTCCGGCTACGACCGCTCGCGCGCGATCATCAACGTGCTCACCCGCATGCGCTACTGCACCCCGCGTGGGCGCATCGGCATCGAGGACAAGGGCACGCCGGGCACGCAGGAACAGGGCTTGTACCCCTGGTTCGAAGTGCCGGGCCGGGTCGAGCGCGACCTGAAGGTGGTCTGCGGCCACTGGTCGGCGCTGGGCCTGACCATCACCCAGGGCGTGCACGCCATCGACACCGGTGCGGTGTGGGGCGGCAAGCTCACCGCCATCCAGCTCGACACCGACGAACTGCGCGTGGTGCAGGTACCCGGCCGGGATGTGCCGGCACCGGTGGCCAATGCCCGTCCGCCGGCACGACCGGCGCGCGAGCGGCCGGCCGCTGCCGCGCAGGACAAGGAAGCGGCCGCAGCACCTACCGCCAACCGTGGCCCGCGTCGTCGTCGTCGCCGTGGTGGTGGTGGTGGTGGCGGTAACGGCAACAGCGCACCGCCGCAGGGCTGA
- the apaG gene encoding Co2+/Mg2+ efflux protein ApaG, with amino-acid sequence MEDADVYAITVEVAPRFLDDQSAPEDGRYAFAYTIRIHNQGRVAARLVARHWRITDANGRVEHVDGDGVIGEQPRLRPGEDFRYTSGVMLGTDHGTMQGHYDMVADDGTEFAAPVAPFVLAVPRTLH; translated from the coding sequence ATGGAAGACGCTGACGTTTACGCCATTACTGTCGAGGTTGCTCCGCGCTTCCTCGACGACCAATCCGCGCCGGAAGACGGCCGCTATGCGTTCGCCTATACGATCCGCATCCACAACCAGGGGCGCGTCGCCGCGCGTCTGGTCGCCCGCCACTGGCGCATCACCGATGCCAACGGCCGCGTCGAGCATGTCGATGGCGACGGCGTGATCGGCGAACAGCCGCGCCTGCGCCCGGGTGAAGACTTCCGTTACACCTCGGGTGTCATGCTGGGGACCGACCACGGGACCATGCAGGGCCACTACGACATGGTTGCCGATGACGGCACCGAATTCGCCGCGCCGGTCGCACCTTTCGTGCTGGCCGTGCCGCGTACCCTGCACTGA
- the lptD gene encoding LPS-assembly protein LptD, translating into MRRALRLLPLPLSIAVCLPAMADDKPLNWGLCPATEVIPAFTDAPTPVPGQDKAAASAEREQQPTDIEGDQLLGTTTVPQYQGNVALRRGDQFVGTDKLSFDTESGNYIADGNVRYQDASIRMVAKRAEGNQESDTHKITDIQYQLVSRRGNGDAESVDLQGAVGQMHRSTYTTCDPSQPVWKLSAPEIEVDNDEGFGTARNAVLRIGKVPVLWAPYFKFPIDDRRKTGLLFPQLGMSGRNGFDYAQPIYLNLAPNYDDTLTPRYMSRRGLMLDNEFRYLYNGGRGELLTSYIPNDKLRDMDRGRVMFTGYHNVNVHWQARANLAWVSDERYIEDFANRLVGVTASNLQSTIGLYGTGQDWTAGIMADRWQLTDYTLDERALAYNRQPRLYFNWDKSLLPWLETGVYSEVVRFTHDDVNFKYDASAGEDLQYTRNGLTQRVYGGSRLDIKPYVSFPISGAAWYVTPTLAYRYTAYQLDRGLADSIRSTVLTSQGVDVSTATADQLRGNTSPTRALPIASLDAGLFFDRDTKIGGKSFLQTLEPRLFYLRTPYRNQDDLPIFDTRDFTFSWGQLFRDSRYTGADRQNDANQLTMALSTRFIDQTTGKERFSASIGQIQYFDESRVTVTPGGAPVEKGKSAWIADSNYMINDRWTLGATYQWDPKYKREDLASVRARYLMSNDGVVNLSYRYRINAGAAANATKEERTLLEQADLSFLYPLNERWSLVGRYYYSIQDSKPLEIIGGVQWDSCCLAVRAVARRYVRNREGELNNSIQLEFVLKGLSSLGQDTDRTLRRAILGYNRDDLYLVPPSNTGATRDDYDPNQIP; encoded by the coding sequence GTGCGCCGAGCCCTCCGCCTGCTTCCCCTGCCCCTGAGCATCGCCGTCTGCCTTCCCGCGATGGCCGATGACAAGCCGCTCAACTGGGGCCTGTGCCCGGCAACCGAGGTCATTCCCGCCTTCACCGATGCCCCCACCCCGGTGCCCGGGCAGGACAAGGCCGCCGCCAGCGCCGAACGCGAGCAGCAGCCCACCGACATCGAGGGTGACCAGCTGCTGGGCACCACCACCGTGCCGCAGTACCAGGGCAACGTGGCGCTGCGCCGTGGCGACCAGTTCGTCGGTACCGACAAGCTCAGCTTCGACACCGAGAGTGGCAACTACATCGCCGACGGCAATGTGCGCTACCAGGATGCGTCGATCCGCATGGTCGCCAAGCGTGCCGAGGGCAACCAGGAAAGCGACACCCACAAGATCACCGACATCCAGTACCAGCTGGTGTCGCGCCGTGGCAACGGCGATGCCGAATCGGTCGACCTGCAGGGCGCCGTCGGCCAGATGCACCGCTCGACCTACACCACCTGCGATCCATCGCAGCCGGTGTGGAAGCTGTCGGCGCCGGAAATCGAAGTGGACAACGACGAGGGCTTCGGCACGGCACGCAATGCCGTGCTGCGCATCGGCAAGGTGCCGGTGCTGTGGGCGCCGTACTTCAAGTTCCCGATCGATGACCGCCGCAAGACCGGCCTGCTGTTCCCGCAGCTGGGCATGTCCGGCCGCAACGGTTTCGATTACGCCCAGCCGATCTACCTGAACCTGGCGCCGAACTACGACGACACGCTGACGCCGCGCTACATGAGCCGGCGCGGCCTGATGCTCGACAACGAGTTCCGCTACCTCTACAACGGCGGCCGCGGCGAACTGCTGACTTCCTACATCCCCAACGACAAGCTGCGCGACATGGACCGCGGCCGGGTGATGTTCACCGGGTATCACAATGTCAATGTCCACTGGCAGGCGCGTGCCAACCTGGCCTGGGTCAGTGACGAACGCTACATCGAGGACTTCGCCAACCGCCTGGTCGGCGTGACCGCGTCCAACCTGCAGAGCACCATCGGCCTGTACGGCACCGGCCAGGACTGGACCGCCGGCATCATGGCCGACCGCTGGCAGCTGACCGATTACACGCTGGACGAGCGCGCCCTGGCCTACAACCGCCAGCCGCGGCTGTACTTCAACTGGGACAAGTCGCTGCTGCCGTGGCTGGAGACCGGCGTCTACTCCGAGGTCGTCCGCTTCACCCACGACGACGTGAACTTCAAGTACGACGCCAGCGCCGGTGAAGACCTGCAGTACACCCGCAACGGCCTGACCCAGCGGGTCTACGGCGGTTCGCGCCTGGACATCAAGCCGTACGTGTCGTTCCCGATCAGCGGTGCGGCCTGGTACGTCACCCCGACCCTGGCCTACCGCTATACCGCCTACCAGCTGGACCGCGGCCTGGCCGACAGCATCCGCAGCACGGTGCTGACCTCGCAGGGTGTCGATGTGAGCACGGCGACCGCCGACCAGCTGCGCGGCAACACCTCGCCGACCCGCGCCCTGCCGATCGCCAGCCTCGATGCCGGCCTGTTCTTCGACCGCGACACCAAGATCGGCGGCAAGTCCTTCCTGCAGACCCTGGAGCCGCGCCTGTTCTATCTGCGCACGCCCTACCGCAACCAGGACGACCTGCCGATCTTCGATACCCGTGACTTCACCTTCAGCTGGGGCCAGCTGTTCCGCGATTCGCGCTATACCGGCGCCGATCGCCAGAACGATGCCAACCAGCTGACGATGGCGCTGAGCACCCGCTTCATCGACCAGACCACCGGCAAGGAACGCTTCTCGGCCTCGATCGGCCAGATCCAGTACTTCGACGAGTCGCGGGTGACCGTGACCCCGGGCGGCGCCCCGGTCGAAAAGGGCAAGTCGGCCTGGATCGCCGATTCGAACTACATGATCAACGACCGCTGGACCCTTGGCGCCACCTACCAGTGGGACCCGAAGTACAAGCGTGAGGATCTGGCCAGCGTCCGCGCCCGCTACCTGATGTCCAACGACGGCGTGGTCAACCTGAGCTACCGCTACCGCATCAACGCCGGTGCGGCGGCCAATGCCACCAAGGAAGAGCGCACCCTGCTGGAACAGGCCGACCTGTCGTTCCTGTACCCGCTGAACGAGCGCTGGAGCCTGGTGGGCCGCTATTACTACTCCATCCAGGACAGCAAGCCGCTGGAAATCATCGGTGGCGTGCAGTGGGACAGCTGCTGCCTGGCCGTGCGCGCCGTGGCCCGCCGCTACGTGCGCAACCGCGAGGGTGAACTGAACAATTCCATCCAGCTCGAGTTCGTGCTCAAGGGCCTGAGCTCGCTGGGCCAGGACACGGACCGCACCCTGCGCCGTGCTATCCTCGGGTACAACCGCGACGACCTCTATCTCGTGCCGCCCAGCAACACCGGGGCGACCCGGGACGACTACGATCCAAACCAGATCCCATGA
- a CDS encoding peptidylprolyl isomerase, whose protein sequence is MTKSFPVLLASLLAVSSVSAPLQVIAQEAQPLDRIAAIVDEDVVLQSELQRAIVNIKAQYAGRENQLPPDDVLSRQVLERLVLVKLQVARAQGSGIRISDQELNQAMNSIAQQNGSNLDALRQRLASDGIDFADFRASVRDEITVQRLRQSFAQSRISVSEGEVDAALKQQATVGNQYHLAHILVALPDGATAEQISTGQKKADGVKALLDKGELDFNAAAVRYSDSPNALEGGDLGWRSLDEIPAAFAQMMQQMKAGDVVGPIRGPSGFQLLKLVEVRDANAATGDHTVTEYHGRHILVRVDDNQTDAAAKAKIDTLRARIVGGADFQAVAKESSEDNNSKGQGGDLGWFPADAFGPAFGQQVEGIQDGGVSQPFRTDAGWHIVQRVATRQTDVTSDNQRAQVRETIGRRKLEDEYNRFLQELRGEAYVSFRSGDRAENTATPQQP, encoded by the coding sequence ATGACCAAGAGCTTCCCCGTCCTACTCGCTTCGCTGCTGGCCGTGTCCAGCGTGTCCGCCCCCCTCCAGGTCATCGCCCAGGAGGCCCAGCCGCTGGACCGCATTGCAGCCATCGTCGATGAGGACGTGGTGCTGCAGAGCGAACTGCAGCGCGCGATCGTCAACATCAAGGCCCAGTACGCCGGTCGTGAGAACCAGCTGCCGCCCGACGACGTGCTCAGCCGCCAGGTGCTCGAGCGCCTGGTGCTGGTCAAGCTGCAGGTCGCCCGCGCCCAGGGCAGCGGCATCCGCATCAGCGACCAGGAACTGAACCAGGCGATGAACTCGATCGCCCAGCAGAACGGTTCCAACCTGGACGCCCTGCGCCAGCGCCTGGCCAGCGACGGCATCGATTTCGCCGATTTCCGCGCCTCGGTGCGTGACGAGATCACCGTGCAGCGCCTGCGCCAGAGCTTCGCCCAGAGCCGCATCAGCGTCAGCGAGGGCGAGGTCGATGCTGCCCTGAAGCAGCAGGCCACCGTCGGCAACCAGTACCACCTGGCGCACATCCTGGTGGCCCTGCCCGACGGCGCCACTGCCGAACAGATCTCCACCGGCCAGAAGAAGGCCGATGGCGTGAAGGCACTGCTGGACAAGGGCGAGCTGGACTTCAACGCCGCCGCCGTCCGCTATTCGGACAGCCCCAACGCGCTGGAAGGCGGCGATCTGGGCTGGCGCAGCCTGGATGAGATCCCGGCCGCCTTCGCGCAGATGATGCAGCAGATGAAGGCCGGCGACGTGGTCGGTCCGATCCGTGGCCCGAGCGGCTTCCAGCTGCTGAAGCTGGTGGAAGTGCGTGATGCCAACGCCGCCACCGGCGACCACACCGTCACCGAGTACCACGGCCGCCACATCCTGGTGCGCGTGGACGACAACCAGACCGACGCGGCCGCCAAGGCCAAGATCGACACCCTGCGTGCCCGCATCGTCGGTGGTGCCGACTTCCAGGCCGTGGCCAAGGAATCGTCGGAAGACAACAACAGCAAGGGCCAGGGCGGCGATCTGGGCTGGTTCCCGGCCGATGCCTTCGGTCCGGCGTTCGGCCAGCAGGTCGAAGGCATCCAGGACGGCGGCGTCAGCCAGCCGTTCCGTACCGATGCCGGCTGGCACATCGTGCAGCGCGTTGCCACGCGCCAGACCGACGTGACCAGCGACAACCAGCGTGCCCAGGTCCGCGAGACCATCGGCCGCCGCAAGCTGGAAGACGAATACAACCGTTTCCTGCAGGAACTGCGTGGCGAAGCCTACGTCAGCTTCCGCAGTGGCGACCGCGCGGAGAACACCGCGACGCCGCAGCAGCCCTGA
- the pdxA gene encoding 4-hydroxythreonine-4-phosphate dehydrogenase PdxA produces the protein MRPELALVPGEPAGIGPELCVRLAQQPRDDCRLLAFADPDTLRAAAAALKLPLQLLPEDAEARLPGDLRLRALGNTTPSHFGQTDPANAGAVIGALLAAGQACLSGELQGVVTGPVHKAVINQGGIAYSGTTELLADQAGVKVVMMLANDIVRVALATTHLPLREVADAITAPSLEHTLRTVHAALRREFGLPAPRIAVLGLNPHAGEDGHLGREELDLVIPLLQRLRAEGMDLVGPLPADTAFLPAKLTGFDTVLAMYHDQGLPVLKYSGFEQAVNLTLGLPYPRVAVDHGTALELAGRGIADPSSLQAATALCARLARQRTLSA, from the coding sequence ATGCGCCCCGAGCTCGCTCTGGTACCGGGCGAGCCGGCGGGGATCGGCCCGGAGCTGTGCGTCCGCCTTGCCCAGCAGCCGCGTGATGATTGCCGGCTGCTGGCCTTCGCCGACCCGGATACCCTGCGCGCCGCCGCGGCCGCGCTGAAGCTGCCCCTGCAGCTGCTGCCCGAGGATGCCGAGGCCCGCCTGCCCGGCGACCTGCGCCTGCGCGCCCTCGGCAACACCACCCCCAGCCACTTCGGCCAGACCGATCCCGCCAATGCGGGCGCGGTGATCGGCGCGTTGCTGGCGGCCGGCCAGGCCTGCCTGTCCGGCGAGCTGCAGGGCGTGGTCACCGGCCCGGTGCACAAGGCGGTGATCAATCAGGGCGGCATCGCCTACAGCGGCACCACCGAACTGCTGGCCGACCAGGCCGGAGTGAAGGTGGTGATGATGCTGGCCAACGACATCGTGCGCGTGGCCCTGGCCACCACCCACCTGCCGCTGCGCGAGGTGGCCGATGCGATCACCGCGCCCAGCCTGGAACACACCCTGCGCACCGTGCATGCCGCGCTGCGCCGCGAGTTCGGCCTGCCCGCGCCGCGTATCGCCGTGCTCGGGCTGAACCCGCATGCCGGCGAAGACGGCCACCTCGGCCGCGAGGAGCTGGACCTGGTCATCCCCCTGCTGCAGCGCCTGCGCGCGGAGGGCATGGACCTGGTCGGGCCGCTGCCGGCCGATACCGCCTTCCTGCCGGCCAAGCTAACCGGCTTCGACACCGTGCTGGCCATGTACCACGACCAGGGCCTGCCGGTGCTGAAGTATTCCGGCTTCGAACAGGCCGTGAACCTGACCCTGGGCCTGCCCTACCCGCGCGTGGCCGTCGACCACGGCACCGCGCTGGAGCTGGCCGGACGTGGCATCGCCGATCCTTCCAGCCTGCAGGCCGCAACGGCGCTGTGTGCGCGGCTGGCCCGGCAACGTACACTGAGCGCATGA
- the ubiH gene encoding 2-octaprenyl-6-methoxyphenyl hydroxylase, whose translation MSERHDVLIVGGGLVGASLAIALDRLGLDVGLLEASPAGELPAVFDQRNLSFAAATVNALTALGVMQKLAMAPGPIRRIHVSRAGDFGRVQLDAADYDRPWFGQVVVARDFGQALEARLQELPRLHRYRPMRFLALGEVIDGHRQVRVADEGGERALQARLVVGADGTASGVREALGIDVDRHDFLQTLFVARVRSQRAPDGSAWERFTDTGPTALLPRGDRHYGCVHGVARDQAEAVMALDDAAWLQRLQNALGWRAGRLLESGPRSAYPLIQVLARALAGQRTVLLGNAAQTIHPLGAQGFNLGLRDALTLAELLEDAGGDAGSDGLLQAYVARREEDRRQTVAFSGGLARLTSNPAPLLRPLRSLGLVAAQRASVQSMLVGGAMGFRGDVPRLCRGEAA comes from the coding sequence ATGAGTGAACGACATGACGTGCTGATCGTCGGTGGCGGTCTGGTGGGAGCCAGCCTGGCCATCGCCCTGGACCGGCTGGGCCTGGACGTGGGCCTGCTCGAGGCCAGCCCGGCCGGCGAACTGCCGGCGGTGTTCGACCAGCGCAACCTCAGCTTCGCCGCCGCCACCGTCAATGCGCTGACCGCGCTGGGGGTGATGCAGAAGCTGGCGATGGCGCCCGGCCCGATCCGCCGCATCCATGTCAGCCGCGCCGGGGATTTCGGCCGGGTCCAGCTCGACGCGGCCGATTACGACCGGCCGTGGTTCGGCCAGGTGGTGGTGGCGCGCGATTTCGGCCAGGCGCTGGAAGCGCGGCTGCAGGAACTGCCGCGCCTGCACCGTTACCGGCCGATGCGTTTCCTCGCCCTGGGCGAAGTGATCGACGGCCATCGCCAGGTGCGCGTGGCCGACGAGGGCGGCGAGCGCGCGCTGCAGGCGCGGCTGGTGGTCGGTGCCGACGGTACCGCCAGCGGCGTGCGCGAGGCATTGGGCATCGACGTCGACCGCCATGATTTCCTGCAGACCCTGTTCGTCGCCCGTGTGCGCAGCCAGCGTGCGCCCGATGGCAGTGCCTGGGAGCGTTTCACCGACACCGGCCCGACGGCGCTGCTGCCGCGTGGTGACCGCCACTACGGCTGCGTGCACGGCGTGGCCCGTGACCAGGCCGAGGCGGTGATGGCGCTGGACGATGCCGCCTGGCTGCAGCGCCTGCAGAATGCGCTCGGCTGGCGTGCCGGGCGCCTGCTTGAATCCGGTCCGCGCAGTGCCTATCCGCTGATCCAGGTGCTGGCGCGCGCGCTGGCCGGGCAGCGCACGGTGCTGCTGGGCAATGCCGCGCAGACCATCCATCCGTTGGGCGCGCAGGGTTTCAACCTGGGCCTGCGCGATGCGCTGACCCTGGCCGAGCTGCTGGAAGACGCGGGCGGTGATGCCGGCAGCGATGGCCTGCTGCAGGCCTACGTGGCCCGCCGCGAAGAGGACCGCCGGCAGACGGTGGCGTTCTCCGGTGGCCTGGCCCGGCTGACCAGCAACCCGGCGCCGCTGCTGCGGCCGCTGCGCAGCCTGGGCCTGGTCGCCGCGCAACGCGCGTCGGTGCAGTCGATGCTGGTCGGCGGCGCGATGGGTTTCCGCGGTGATGTGCCGCGCCTGTGCCGTGGGGAGGCCGCATGA
- a CDS encoding cob(I)yrinic acid a,c-diamide adenosyltransferase, translated as MGHRLSRIYTRTGDDGSTGLGDGSRVGKDDLRVASYGTVDEANAALGLLLATALPDDVRALVVHLQHQLFDLGAELCVPGHAAIHAADISALEQQLDHYNADLPMLKEFILPAGGEAAARCHLARTIVRRAERETVALARVESVRSEALQYLNRLSDLLFVLSRVLARADGHGEALWQPQHRQR; from the coding sequence ATGGGCCATCGTCTTTCGCGCATCTACACCCGTACCGGCGATGACGGCAGCACCGGCCTCGGCGATGGCAGCCGGGTCGGCAAGGACGACCTGCGCGTGGCCTCGTACGGCACGGTGGATGAAGCCAACGCCGCGCTCGGCCTGCTGCTGGCCACGGCGCTGCCCGACGACGTGCGGGCGCTGGTGGTCCACCTGCAGCACCAGTTGTTCGACCTGGGCGCCGAGCTGTGCGTGCCGGGCCATGCCGCCATCCACGCCGCCGACATCTCGGCGCTGGAACAGCAGCTGGATCATTACAACGCCGACCTGCCGATGCTGAAGGAATTCATCCTGCCGGCCGGCGGCGAAGCAGCCGCGCGCTGCCACCTGGCACGCACCATCGTGCGCCGGGCCGAGCGTGAGACCGTCGCCCTGGCGCGGGTGGAAAGCGTGCGCAGCGAAGCCCTGCAGTACCTCAACCGGCTGTCCGACCTGCTGTTCGTGCTGTCGCGGGTACTGGCCCGTGCCGATGGCCACGGCGAGGCGCTGTGGCAGCCGCAGCACCGGCAGCGCTGA
- a CDS encoding histone deacetylase family protein, which produces MLVYTHPACLQHDPGPGHPECPQRLQGVLDALHQAFPGQLDWRQAPPAKFGELSRVHDSALLDFVLQPQTLPLRQLDMDTWTSPGSASAAVHAAGAGVAAVDAVMLGEDPLAFCAVRPPGHHATSSTAMGFCLLNNIAVAAAYARDRHGLERIAVVDFDVHHGNGTQDIFQHDARVSYYSTHQAGLFPNSGLRRDRGAGNLMNILLPPGSGGFRFRNVWADEMLPAIDDFRPQLLLISAGFDAHLRDPQADLMLETDDFAWITAELHALARRHAAGRVVSMLEGGYDLQALSECTVAHVRALLEGASGPRAG; this is translated from the coding sequence ATGCTGGTCTATACCCACCCCGCCTGCCTGCAGCACGACCCCGGCCCCGGCCATCCCGAGTGCCCGCAGCGGCTGCAGGGGGTGCTCGATGCCCTGCACCAGGCCTTCCCCGGCCAGCTGGACTGGCGCCAGGCGCCACCGGCCAAGTTCGGTGAACTGAGCCGGGTGCACGACAGCGCCCTGCTCGACTTCGTCCTGCAGCCGCAGACCCTGCCGCTGCGCCAGCTCGACATGGACACCTGGACCTCGCCCGGTTCGGCCAGCGCCGCCGTGCACGCGGCCGGCGCCGGCGTGGCCGCGGTCGATGCGGTGATGCTGGGCGAGGATCCGCTGGCGTTCTGCGCGGTGCGCCCGCCCGGCCACCACGCCACCAGCAGCACGGCGATGGGCTTCTGCCTGCTCAACAACATCGCCGTGGCCGCCGCCTACGCGCGCGACCGCCATGGGCTGGAGCGCATCGCGGTGGTGGACTTCGATGTCCACCACGGCAACGGCACCCAGGACATCTTCCAGCACGACGCCCGGGTGTCGTACTACAGCACCCACCAGGCCGGGCTGTTCCCCAATTCGGGCCTGCGCCGCGACCGTGGCGCTGGCAACCTGATGAACATCCTGCTGCCGCCGGGCAGTGGCGGGTTCCGCTTCCGCAATGTCTGGGCCGACGAGATGCTGCCGGCCATCGACGACTTCCGCCCGCAGCTGCTGCTGATATCGGCCGGCTTCGACGCCCACCTGCGCGACCCGCAGGCCGACCTGATGCTGGAAACCGACGATTTCGCCTGGATCACCGCCGAACTGCATGCGCTGGCCCGCCGCCACGCGGCCGGCCGGGTGGTGTCGATGCTGGAGGGCGGCTATGACCTGCAGGCCCTGTCCGAGTGCACCGTGGCCCATGTCCGGGCCCTGCTGGAGGGGGCATCCGGGCCACGGGCTGGATGA